The nucleotide sequence ATATAAAGTGGAGAAATGTATGAAAAAATACTACATTTCTCCACTTTAAAAAATTATAGAATGGAGAAATGTATGACAAAATGGTGGATTTATCCAATAATCTTATCTAAGGAAGGTTCAAAAAATACATTAAAATAATGGTTAATGATTCTTTTCAATATTATTCTACGAATAAATCATCCATGGTTACTTCAGAATGAATTTCCTCCGAATAATATTTGTTTTGTATTGCAGCATAGGTTGTTATCAGTGTAGTAACTACAGATTTTTTTGTACTAGTAACATGTTCAAAAATAGAACGTTTTTGCCTTAATTCAGTATTGTATTTTTTACTAATTACAAATTCTTTTCCTGTAAATTTAACCTCGCACAAATTAACAACACCATCTTTTCTGTCAATTAACATATCTATTTGTGCTCCCTTGGTTTCTTCATTTCCTTTATGTCTCCATGATGATATTTGGGTAAATGTCCCGCTTAATCCCAGTTTTTTTAGAATTTGTTTTGTATGTAGCATACAAACATTCTCATAAGCATAGCCACACCACACCTTATAACTATTAAGATTTGCAAGTTTTTGCCATGTGAATGTTGTATCTGCTACATTGTTTTTAATAAATTTCAAATAAAACAAGGAATAAAAATCAATGATTTTGTAAAGTGCATCTTTCTTCTTATTATTGAAAGATAATTGTTTCACAACAAAACCACTTTCGTATAAATCATTAATTGTACGATTAAAGGTACCTCCATCCTGAAGTTTTGTTTTCTTCAAAATTGATGTTCGCGTCATTCCATTAGGAGCAGTTGCTAAGGCTTCAATTATTGTCATGTGCTTTTCGGCATTTGTAAAAAGCGAGTAATAAAGTTGCTCATATTCATTTGACAATAACCCCGTTGATGTAAAACAAATTTCATCAATCAATTGCTCGGCACTTTTGCCCTGACTAAGTTCATTAAGGTAAAAAGGGATTCCTCCCATAACCATATACAGTTGTATTATCTGATATTTAGTGAGTTTAAGTTTTCTTGTTTTAATAAATAATTCGGTTTCGTGTAGTGTAAAAGGTTCAAGTTTTATTCTGTGAGTTATACGATTATATAATCCACCTTTGGCTTTAATGAGTTTTTTTTGCATCCATGAAGCAGCAGAACCACAAACAATTAATGCTACATTGTTCATAGATGACAG is from Bacteroidota bacterium and encodes:
- a CDS encoding ATP-binding protein is translated as MINEIIGREREINIFNKLIASDSPSFLAIYGRRRVGKTFLIRKHFKTHIQFSFTGSFEEKNQTQLDNFFREYLYRTKGKKETTSPQNWSIAFSYLADYLYSLKNHKKKVVIFIDELPWIDRPKSGFIPALEYFWNQHLSSMNNVALIVCGSAASWMQKKLIKAKGGLYNRITHRIKLEPFTLHETELFIKTRKLKLTKYQIIQLYMVMGGIPFYLNELSQGKSAEQLIDEICFTSTGLLSNEYEQLYYSLFTNAEKHMTIIEALATAPNGMTRTSILKKTKLQDGGTFNRTINDLYESGFVVKQLSFNNKKKDALYKIIDFYSLFYLKFIKNNVADTTFTWQKLANLNSYKVWCGYAYENVCMLHTKQILKKLGLSGTFTQISSWRHKGNEETKGAQIDMLIDRKDGVVNLCEVKFTGKEFVISKKYNTELRQKRSIFEHVTSTKKSVVTTLITTYAAIQNKYYSEEIHSEVTMDDLFVE